CCTTTCAACGAATCGTGGCCGTCGACGTAAAAAAAGCCGGCCAGCAAACCGATAACCGACAAGGAAATGGAAATCGATAAAAAATTGTTTTTCTGTTTCCAAAGTTGATAAACTCCGGTTGCCATAAAAAACGCTGAAAAGGGGATAATCTGCAGATAATACCGAGATTTTGGAATAATAAGAGTAATAAAAAAAATCTGGCTGATAATGATCAGGAGGATTACGGCCGTTGTTTTGGCGTTTCTTTCTAAAAGCCAGGCCAGCCCCACACCACACAGAAACAAAGGCAGTCCCGCCACATAAGTGCGTGCAGGGATACTGACGCTTAGGACGAGCATCAATACGATTAATAAGGAAGGGGCGCCCAAGGTCAAAAAATTAAAGAATTTTTGGAAGTTTGCATTTCGGTTGCGAAACGCTAATAAGGAACCGGCAACAAGGCCGCTGACCATACTTAACACTGCATGTCCGCTTTTACCGGTCGTCACCCACCAATTCCAAACATATGAATTTAATCGGGAAAAATTCGCGATCAAAACTTCTTTGGAATAGGCAAGCGATAGACCCTGGTCGTCGTTTATGTCTGAAAGCGTTCTTATACCGGAATGTCCCGACCAAAAATATGAAATTTGCGGCAATCCCACTATTCCAATGGTGATTGCCAACAACAGTAATATTTTTTTTAACGGCAACCTCTCTCTGACAAACAATGCCGGATATAATACAAGTGCCAATAAAGCGCCCTCGTACCTTGTTAAAAAAGTTAAACCAAGAAGGATGGCGAAAATTGCCTGACGGCGCAGATTGCGGGCGTATAAAAATGAAAGCAAAGAGGCGCATGTCGTAAACGCATAAAGTGAATTAGCCAAACCATTCGGCGCTTCCCAAATGAAATCTTGGTTGACGGCAAGCAGTAATCCGGCACCAAGGGCGATTGCCCATGGCAAACGAAAATATTTGGCAATAAAGGTAATCAAGGCCACTGTTCCGGCCGCGGCCATAATGCCGATCCACCTGGACCAAAGAAGTGGATCGGCGGTTATAAACCCAGGGATAGCTAAAATGGACAACAAGGGCCCCTTTCTGGGGTCGGTGGCAAAAAAATCTTCAAAATGCAGGAGTGCTTCGGTTTTTGAAAGATAATTGAAGGCATCACCGCCAAAAACTCCTTCAATTAGTCGTGTGTAGGGGGCGTGCAAAATGATCGCGAGTAAAATTAATCCAATAGTTGGTAATATGTAAATCATCCATGATTTAGTTTTATTTTTTAATAAATGTGTCGCGACAAAAAGCAATGGTAAAAATATCGCGGCAAAAATGGCGGGCCGGTTTTGTTTAATTGATTTGTCAGTAATACGGCTCCAGACGATTGCCGCTTTCCAGAGTGGCATTTTTTCGTTCAGTCGGAAGGCAATATCGCCGTAGGAATTATTACCACTGACAAGCATATTGCCTTTGTCGTATCTTCTTGAATCCGGTTGATAATGAATCAAGATCGCCGACTCTTTGTTGATTTCTGTATCGGTTTTCAAAACCAGAGATTGTGTTCCTTGGGGCAACGGTTGGCTAAATTTAATTCTGACCCATTGTGGTTTGGGCGATATTTGTGCCTGGGTACGGCCTAATTCTTTTCCTGCGGTATCGTCCAGAATTATCAAAGAGGGATGTTTTGACGTTCCGCTGATCATTATGTCTAGAGAGTCCGTGGTGTAGTCACTGTTGACGATTTGCCCTACGGTGGAAGTGCCAAAAACTCTTCGGATGTATTTTGAATCCAAATGCGGTAAATTGTTATCGTGTTTTAAATGGAAAGGCGTTAACAAAATTACAAGAAGCACGCAAATAGGTAGGAGGCACAAAACAGTCTTCCATATTCTGGTGCGTTGGAATGGTCGAGTGGTAACAATTTCCATGAAAATGATATGCTTACATAATGCTGAAAATAAGTAATTTGCGGAAGGGTGTGGAGTCAATCTACCTCCCTTTATCCAAAGGGGTGCGGCGGATTCCACGAGAACATCCAGTGGATGTTCGAGAGGGTGCCAGCACGGGAGGGATTACGTCGCAATTCCCTCCCTTATTCAAGGGAGGGCGGGGGTGGGTTATAACGTACATAGTATGAAACACACCAACCTCATCCTTAGAATAGTAGCCGTCCTCGTCATCATCCTCGTCTGGGGCACCGGCGTAAAAATCGCGTACGATAGATATTCGCAATGGCTGAACACTATTGTCGAAACAACGGTCTATCGTTCTCCAACGCGAATCGACTCAAGTTCCGAATATGCAGTTTATGAAAAACGTAACGCGTCGCAGACGTTCCATTTTGACAATCCAACCAACATTGAAAAAATTGCAATACCGGTGATGTTGCCGAATAATGCGAAAGACAAACAGAGATTAAACGTGACAATCAAAAAAGATGATATGACCGTAGTGGAAGATTATGTTTTTGAACTTACGGCCGGCAGAAATGATCTCACGTTGCAACCAACTAAACAATTTTTATCCGTAAAAGATCTGCGCGTAATTTTTACCACGCCCGGATTCAATGATATTGCAAAAGCCCCGCGTGTTTATCGAGAAGAAGGCGGTAATATCGCCATGCGGTTTTATTCAAGCGCCGTCAGGAGAGATATCATCTTCAAAAAATCGGCTACGCCAAAAGATTATGTCGGTTGGTACAAGTTGGCTTTACTTGCTGGACTTGTCGTGATCTTTCCCGTTGTGCTTATTGATCCGCTGATTCGAAATAATAAGCGTGGCGATTAGAAACAGTCCTCCAAAAATTGTTGCGGCAATAAGGGCGCGGGCACCGGGGACGATGTGTAATTTTGGGACAATCGGGATCACTATTGCTGTCGCTAAAGCAAAAGCGGCAATATAAAATAAAGACCAAAGGTCACTGATTAGAATTGCAAAAATTAGCAACGTGGCACCATAAAACAAAATTGAGAGATTGTTGATGTAGCCAAACCAAAACGCAACCGCGGAGAGTAGGAGAAGTAATGCAACAAATTGAAAAGCAATATTTAATATCAGTTTGCGCATAATGTGGCAGGTTTAATTTTTATTTGTTCTGCGTTTTGAGCTTGTTTAACCGGTAGTTCATAGATGACCGCCTCTTCCGTATCGTAAACCTTTTTGAATAACAATGGATTTGTTTCGTATGCCGTAGACATAGTCTCGAACTTTTTGAAATATAACATATACGTGGCACTGGATTGGGTCAAAAGATTCATTACGTCCGCACAGGAATTTTTATTCAAATATCCGCCATTCGTTGTGCCTCGATCCGTGAGGACTGGAAGCCACCTGATAACGCCATCTCCCAAAGAATCGTTTTGTGCGATCACTGCGTTGCTCGGCAAGTTCTGTTTTATCCATCCAAAAACTTCAACTTGATTTGGTTGAAGTTGCTGATAGGTTTTGTCTATTCCCGGGTTGGCAAAATAAGCGCCTGCGGTATGCCAGCCTTGGAAAATGGCAACGGCTAAAATAACGGTAAGTACCAAGTAGCGCAACGGGCCAAAAGCAAATGCAGTTTGAAGAACCTTCCAAATACCAATTGATCCGAAAATAATTATGGAAATAATTGCGAAAGGGAAAAATCGACTTTCCAAAATTCCTATTCCAAGCAAGGAATTAAAACCGAGAACAATCGACAATGCTCCAAATGTCACCAAATATAGACGGAAAAATTTTGATATAGAATTTAGACGAGAAAAAATTATCAAACCGATTGGCGTAAAGGGAACAATTATTCCGATTTGGGATTTTAGTATTTCAGAAATGGTGCGAAAAACGTTAAATTCTGTTTCTAGTGCGATGTAGGAAGGCCAGCGCTTGAAAGCAATAAAGAGAAGGATCAGTAACAGCGCGGAGGCGACTGAAACGGTAACGCGCTTCCAGGTACAAGCGGTTTCGTTGACACGATCTAATTTTGAAAAAATATACTGTGGCAGGGTGATTACCAGTGCTAATGCACAAACAATAAATGTTCCCGGGTGCGCGAACCACATCGCTATGAGTGACAGTCCAACTCCAATTTTTGATTTTGCATGCAATTTTTCAAAAAACAAAAGCAGAAAAATCATACTCCACAGTTGAGGCATAAAGCCAATTTGAACAAACGATAAGACACCGACTACGGATATCGACCAAAAGACCATTCCGATAAAAGCGGGAATCAAACCGGCAAATTTTCTTAGTAAATAGCCCAAAAGCAGTCCTGTGAGAAGGTGACCAAGCGCCATCCAAATCATAAAGCGTTGAGGCCAGGAGAACGGCAAAAAACGAGCTAGCGCAAACAGGCTACTGGATAGTCGGTAAGTTGTTTTAAAAGGTGCAAACCTGTCTGCGACGGTGCTAAAGGGTGGTGCGGAAATTGGATAGCGCGCATTTTGGATGTGTGTTGGTGCATCGTTCCCAAGCGGTAGTTTTGAGGTTAGGGGGTATTGAAATGAAAAAACAGACAAAATTATAATTGCCACCAAAAAAAAGCCGACATTAGTGCTGTGTGTGAATATTGTTTTAATAGCTTTTTTCACGAACAATTTTGCGGTAAAAAACGAGGTGTGTGGTTCAAACGGTAATATGATTATTTTCCGTACAGTATTTGGTAACTTTCGTGATAATATTATCAATGTTGCTTTGTGGCGCAAAATTCAACAGCTTTTCAATTTTATCGGTATTGGGTTCTCTGCGCTCGGCGTCTTCAAAGCCGACTTTGTACGCCTCATTGTAGGGAATGAACAGTTTAATGCTTTTACTTCTCGTGTAATCAATAATTTTGTCCGCCAGTTCCTCTATTGTAATTACTTGTTTACTGCCAATATTATAAACTTCTCCGTTTGTCTGCTCATTGTCCATTAGAAGTTGCATCGCCTTAACGACATCTTTTACATAAATAAAACAGCGGGATTGTTTGCCGTCGCCATGAATAGTAAGAGATTCATTTCGCAAGGCTTGCTTAATAAAAGTTGGGATGACCATGCCGTAAGCGTCTGTTTGTCTTTCGCCGACGGTGTTGAAAAGACGAACCACGGTAACGGGTAGTTTTCTCTCATTGAAGTAGGCGAACGACAAATATTCATCGAGTGCTTTCGAGCAAGCATAAGACCAGCGACTTTTGATTGTTTCACCCATTCTTAAGTCATCGTTTTCCGCTGAAGGCTTTTGGCTGTTCTTTCCATATACCTCTGAAGTAGAAGTAAGAAGAATTTTTTTGTTATACTTACTCGCAATTTCCAGCAGTTTCGCGGTGCTGTCAATATTATTTTTGATTGATGAGACAAGGTTGTCCATTATGTTTTTAACGCCAACTGACGCCGCAAGATGATAAATCGCGTCTACGGATGCCACTAGACGATCGAGGTCGGGAGATTCTGAAAGTTCGCCCGCAACAAAATGAAACATTGGGTTGTCTTCCAGATGCGCGATATTGGTCATTGAACCGGTTGACAGGTTGTCGATGGCAAATACTTCGTGATCCAAGTTCAATAAGTGTTCCGCAAGGTGGGACCCGATAAAACCGGCGCCACCTGTGATAAGATATTTATGCATAATCAATTTTTGGGTAAATTATTTTTTGCTAAATCCGCTTTTAGAATAGCATGTTCTTGCGCAAGCGCGCGAATTTTTTTATCGTAGCGGGAAAAAAGAAGGGAAAAATGAATGGCCAAAAGAAATAGACCGATGACCATTGCGAGAAGTAGCATTGCGGGAGCATAGGCAATACCGATGGTTTCGGCTAAATAATCCATTAGGCCTTCAAAAATAGAAAGTACGACCATAGTAAGTGCCACGATAAACCAAACAATGGAATACCCTTCCTTTAGTCTGCCTTGCTTAATCAGGAAGATTATGAAAAAAAAGAGAGCCAAACTGCCGATAATTGCGATAATTTGTAATCTTGGTGGAATTGAACCTTGGAACGCGAGGGAAATCATACTCTAGGATGTTTAATTGCGCTGATAAGAATGGCGATGGAATTAGATGCGACAAAATAGGCTGCTTTTATTGGTCTTACAGAAGACACACCACCTTGTCGTTCTTTCATAATAACTGGAATTTCATTGAGGCGAAACCCTCTTTGAAACATCATAACGATCGATTCCGGTTCAGGAAAATCAGTGGGGTAGTGTTTTGCCGCGTAGGCAAGGGCTTGTTTGTTGTATAGGCGAAAACCGGAGGTTGAATCAGAAACGTATTTTCCGGTGACTATGTAAATTAAGAAAGAGAAAATTCTTATACCTAAAATACGCATCGGAGAAGAAGTAAAACCCTCGCGCTTAAGAAAGCGACTGCCGATTACCATATCCGCTTTGTCATTATTTAACACTTCTAATAGGTTTGGTATAAAAACAGGATCGTGTTGTCCGTCTCCATCCACTTGCATCGCAATATCGTAGTTGTTTCTGTGAACATAAGTAAGCCCTGTGCGCATTGCACCGCCGATTCCTAAATTGATTGGTAGATCTAGGAGTGTGATGTTGGGAATGGATAACGCGATTTCTTTTGTCTTGTCCGTAGAGGCATCGTTAACCACAATAATGTCTCCCTGTGGACAGGACACTTTAATTGCATCAATAGACGCTTTGAGGCATTTTTCTTCGTTATAGGCCGGAATGATAATCGCAATCTTCATATTCAGTAGTATAGGACAATAGTTGGTATTGTATAGTGTTTTTGTTTCGTTTCTCCTTTAACTATTGGGGCATTGTTGGTATAAATAACGAGTGAGTAATTATTACGATATTTTGAAAAGAGTTTTTAAGCTCAATGTGGTGGTTTTTTCGCTTTTTGCCCTTCTTTTTGTGTGGACGCGTTTTATTGAGATTCGTTTGATCAACTATGTTTACTCATTTATTGTGCTGTTCATAACGTTGGCGCTTGGTGGAATCAACTGCGTTCTTCTTTTACAGTGTTGCGTTAAAAAAACATTTAACTGGTTGGAATTTATAAATATCGCCAGTATAAGCGGTTTGCTTATAATGCCGGCATTCTATTTTCTGGAAATAACTTTTCTTGATAAAGATTACATTTGGCTTCCTGTAATCAATACATTGTTCTTGTTTATTGCTGTTTTATTTTTTTGCTTAAAGGGAAGAGCGTCATTTATTGAAGAAGACAATAAGGCTGATCAAGAAAGTGTAACAAAGTCATATTTATTGTTTGGAGTTATTGCGGTGCTATTTTTCATAACTGTTTTATTAATAATTACTTCGTATTTTCCGCTACTTGAGCAAGACCCTTATCATTGGATGAATAAGTATAGAGAATTGTTTGTTGACGGAAAATTGGCACCTTTAGTTGATAGGCCACTTTTTTTAGTTTTGACGAGAATCTTCATAAATACTGCTCGAATTGATACATACGCGTATTTTAAATATGTTTTGCCGTTGCTCTCTTGTCTTATTCTTATCCCAACATGGCTTGTGGCGAGCAGATTTAAAAGCAGGCTTCATCAGCTGGCGATATTAGTAATTCCGTTGGCAAGCCCATCAACAATTCTCTATCAAATTACTCCAATGCCGCAAATGATAGCGATAATAGCAACATCAAATTTTATTTTTTGGTTATTGTATTCTCGATTAAGCGGAAATAGATATTTTTACTATCTTGCGGGGTTTTCTATTTTTCTAGCCAGTTTTTATTATGAAATGGCTGTTATTATATTCTTAATTTGGATATCAGTAACGATAATTAATGATAGAAAAAAAATCACCTTTATTATTAATTCAAACAAACTCACGGTTTTTTTATTGATGATTATTCTTTTGCCGTATTATAATTTTGTAAATAATTTGTTAATTTTTGTCATTTTTTGGATAAATAAAGTTTATCATTCTATACTACTTTTTCAGATAAATTGGCTGTTTCCGGCGTTTTACGAGAATGTGGATCAAAATCAAATGGGTTGGCCTGGTTTTTTGGGTGTCAGTAAGTATTATCTTTTTTATGTGGGCCCACCACTTTTATTTACTGCCGGAGTTTTTTGTTGTTTTTTCCTTTTTAGAGCGTCCTTTCGTCGTCGAGTATTGCGTAGTAGTGTTGGTAGTCCTGAAGCAGTAATATTGTGTCTTGGGTTTGTAACATTTTTTATTATCTCGGATGTGTTGCCAAGAATTGCCAATGTCGCATTGCTTCCGGAAAGAGCTTGGATCTTTGGAGGTATATTCTTATCGGCTTTTGTTGTAGGAACAATGAAACATTCCGAAGATAATCATTATCATAATCATAATCATTATTCTATTTTGCTCGTATTTTTAACATTGATAAGCGTCGGAGCAGCTATTTATATAAACGATCTTAAAAAATATGTTGTTCCCGATTATCAGTTGCAATCGGCAGAATGGATAAAAAATAATTTGTCAGGAAGAAGAGTTATTTTATCTGTTGGTAATTATAATTTACTAAGGTTTCATGCAAATTCAGTTATGTATAATATGCCAGCGAATTTCTATTGTGACAAAGAGTTGGAACAATCGGAAAATTTATGGCGTATAGTTGAAAGTACTAACCCTGTGTTTTTTCCCAAAAAAATTGTGGCACGTCAGACACTTGGTAAACTTGAAAATTATCTAACGCAAACCAATTCAGTTGATTCGGGTAAATTACATAGTATAATTGATGAAAATGTTAACGATTTGAAAAAAGGAATTGAATTGCGAGAAGGTTTGAAAAAGAATGTATTCATATATTACTATAGCGACGATCCGCGTAATCCTTACGCTCAAAGGCCTTATCGCGAGATGACGGCGCAGTGTTTTCCTCTTGTTTTTGATACGAACAGCGACGCATATGAGAGGATATATTCAGATCAAGACAGGGTGATAATATGGCGCGTGAAATAAGGGGAATCAGTATGGATGAGAAAAAACAAAACAAGAGAATTCTTGTTTTTTCGCCTTTATACCCCCCGCATATAGGCGGGTTACAGTCGCATGCAAGAGAATTTAACAAGTATTTGTCTATGTTGGGTTACGATATTACCGTTTTTACACCACAATTACCGTTTAGTGCTAAAAACGAGGAGTTGGTTTGTGAAAATAATTCTTCGCGTTGCGTAAGGGTAATCAGGTTTCCGGCATTCGAATTGATATCCAATTATCCGGTGCCCAAATTTTGGCAACCGCTTTTTTGGCGTCAGGTGGCAACCGTACGAACTAATAAATATTCAATAATCATTTCGCGCACGAGATTCTTTTTCTCATCCTTGCTGGCTGGCTGGTACGCCAAAACAAACAAGGTTAGATGGGTACACATAGAACACGGTTCGGATTTTCCCAAGCTTGAAAGTGTCTGGAAAAATTTTGTCGCTGTTTTGTATGATAAAACATTGGGGAAGTTGGTGCTCTGGAGCGCGGATGTTGTAGTAGCAAATTCTCAAGCCTCGGCCGGTTTTGTTAAAGAAATGGCCGGGCGAGAGTGCAAATTTATTTATCGAGGAGTAGATAAAGCAGAGATATCTGTAACCGGTCCTGTTGCTTTGAATTTGCCACAAGGGTCGTTATTGGTTGTTTTTGTCGGGCGTTTAATTTCCGGTAAGGGTGTTGCTGATCTTTTAAATGCGTTGAAAGTTATTGATCGCAAAGAAGTATTTTGTTTTATTGTGGGAGATGGTCCGCAGACCAACGATTTGAAAAGTATTGCTCAAGGTTTGGGGTTGGACAAGGTAGTCTTTTTGGGAGAAAAGGTGCACCATGATACTATTGCCTTAATCAAGCGGGCGGATATTGTAATCAACCCCAGTTATACAGAAGGTCTACCAACATCGATAATCGAGGCGGCGCTTTGTGGTAAGGCGATTATTGCGACGGACGTCGGCGGGACGAAGGAGATCGTCGATCACAATCTTAGTGGGCTTTTGTATAAACCAAGAGATGTATTTGCGCTTGTAAGCTTGTTGCGTGATTTGTTGGATAATCCTGCGAAAAGGGAACGTTTGGGTAATGGTGCGTTTCAGAAGAATAAAGACTTATTTGACTGGGAAAAAGCATCTTTGCAATATGTTCAACTTTTTAACACAATTGAATAATGTGCGGTATAACGGGGAAAATTAATCTTTCAGGAAAGGCAGTGCTTCCTGACGATATTGAAAAGATGAACGAGGCGATTAAACATCGTGGTCCGGACGATGGTGGGATTTATATTTCTCCTAAAAAGAATGTCGGTTTGGGACACCGGCGATTATCAATCATTGATCTTTCCCCGCTTGGCCATCAGCCGATGCGCTATTTAGATAGATATTGGATTGTTTTTAACGGCGAAATATATAATTTTCAGGAAAAAAGAGATCTTCTTGAAAAAGACGGATATATATTTAAATCAAAAACTGATACGGAGGTAATTCTGGCGCTTTATGATAAATACGGAAAAAATTGTCTTGAACATTTGCGGGGCATGTTTGCTTTTGCGATTTATGATGAAAAAGAAAATACGATTTTCTGTGCACGCGATCGGGTGGGAAAGAAGCCTTTTAAATATTATTTGGATGATAAGGTATTCATTTTTGCTTCGGAGTTAAAGGCAATTCTTACTCAGAAGGATTATGAAAAAAAACCGGATTATGTCGCGATTCACCATTATCTAACCTTACAATATTGTCCCGCACCATTAACAGGATTTAAAGATATCAAAAAACTTGAACCAGCGCATTATCTTTTTATTGATCTGAAGACGAGGAAAGTTGAAATTAATAGATACTGGATCTTGGATTACACGCAAAAACTGAATTTGTCCGAGGCAGAATGGAAAATTAAGATAATGGAAAAACTTGAGGAATCTGTTCGGCTGAGGATGATTTCGGATGTTCCGTTGGGGGTGTTTCTCTCTGGTGGCGTAGATTCCAGTGCAATAGTCGGGCTGATGAGTAAAATAAGTGATAGGCCGGTAAAAACATTTTCCATTGGGTTTAAGGAGCAAAAATATAATGAACTTTCATACGCAAAAATTATTGCTGACAAATTTAAGACTGATCACAGGGAATTCATAGTTGAAGCCAAGGCGATAGAAATTCTTCCGATGTTAATTAAGCAGTATGAAGAACCATATGCCGATTCAAGCGCAATTCCGACATATTACGTAAGTAAATTGACGCGTGAGCACGTAACCGTAGCTCTGAATGGTGACGGCGGCGATGAAAACTTTGCCGGCTATGGCAGTTATCGGTATTTCAAAATAACTCTTTTTTATGATAAATTCCGTTATTTTCATAAGTGGGTGGTTTTGCCAATTGCAAAGATTTTGTCAGAAAATATTAAAAGTGATCTGACACACAAAATCTATCACTTCGCAAAAATTCTATCTCAGGAACCGTCAAGACGATTCACTTATTTTATGTCACATTTCGATAGTGAAATGAAAAAAGAATTATATACTGACAATATGAAGAAATTAACTGTCGGCCATGATTCCTTTGACATGCTGCCGCACAAGATATCAGAGGCAAAAGTTGTTGATCCTCTAGATTGTGCCATGTGTATGGATTTGAGCAGTTATATTCCGGATGGGCTAATGGTAAAAGTTGATATTGCCAGTATGGCAGTAGCGCTAGAGGGTAGATCTCCTCTGCTTGATCACGAATTTATTGAGCTTGCTTGTCAGATACCTAGTACCCTAAAACTGAAGGGGCTAAATAAGAAAAAATATATTTTTAAAAAAGCGCTTGAAGGATTTATCCCAGATGAAATACTGAATCGTCCCAAAATGGGTTTTGGTATTCCGCTTGATATTTGGCTTAGAAGTGACTTGAAGAAGTATACATATGATAATTTGCTTTCGGAGCGCGCAATTAATCGCGGAATCTTTAAGAGAGAAGAGGTGAAGAAGATACTGGATACGCACACAAAAACAACGATTAACAAGTGTTATCAGATCTGGAATTTATTGGTTCTCGAGCTTTGGTTTCAGGAGTTTTTTGATCAATGAAAAAAAAGGTTTTACATCTTATTACTGGTTTGGGAGTAGGTGGGGCAGAGATGATGTTGCTCAGGACGCTTCCTTTGCTACAGACAACTTTTGACAACGAGGTTTGTTGCGTCATGGGCAGGGGGCCTGTTGGTGAAAAAATAGAAGAAAAAGGAATTTCAGTGCATTATCTGGATCTTGGGAAATATAATTTCCCCATAGTAGCCTGGAGATTTGTTAAAATATCTAAACAGTTCAAATCGGGTTTGTTGGTTACCTATCTTATTCATGCCGATATCTTTGGAAGAATTTTGGGGAGATTGGCAGGTGTTAAAAAAATAATAAGTAGTCAGCGTGGTTTTTATGTGCAATGGAAATTTCTTAAGAAAATAGACAAGTGGACAAGCTTTTTGGTTGCCAAGTATTTTGTTCAGACAAGTTTTGCCAAAGAGGTGCTAATGAATGAATTATCTTTGTCCGCGGATAAATTTGTGGTTATTCCCAACGCTATTAAGCTTGTTGAATACCAATTTAATTTAGATGTCGAAAAAAAGAAAAAAGAACTTGGGATACCCAATGATAATCTTTGCATTATTTGCGTGAGTAATTTAAAACCGGAAAAGGGTTATGAAGAATTGTTGGAGGCGTTTGAAAGTGTGTATTCACGGAATAAAAAAATAAATCTCCTTGTCGTTGGCAGCGGTAAAGAAATGACCAAATATCTAAATCAAATTGAAAATTATTCTTCAGGGAACAACATCATTTTCCTGGGACAGAGAAGTGATGTTAAGGAAATTTTGAGACTAGGAGAAATATT
This window of the bacterium genome carries:
- a CDS encoding DUF2304 domain-containing protein; this encodes MISLAFQGSIPPRLQIIAIIGSLALFFFIIFLIKQGRLKEGYSIVWFIVALTMVVLSIFEGLMDYLAETIGIAYAPAMLLLAMVIGLFLLAIHFSLLFSRYDKKIRALAQEHAILKADLAKNNLPKN
- the asnB gene encoding asparagine synthase (glutamine-hydrolyzing), giving the protein MCGITGKINLSGKAVLPDDIEKMNEAIKHRGPDDGGIYISPKKNVGLGHRRLSIIDLSPLGHQPMRYLDRYWIVFNGEIYNFQEKRDLLEKDGYIFKSKTDTEVILALYDKYGKNCLEHLRGMFAFAIYDEKENTIFCARDRVGKKPFKYYLDDKVFIFASELKAILTQKDYEKKPDYVAIHHYLTLQYCPAPLTGFKDIKKLEPAHYLFIDLKTRKVEINRYWILDYTQKLNLSEAEWKIKIMEKLEESVRLRMISDVPLGVFLSGGVDSSAIVGLMSKISDRPVKTFSIGFKEQKYNELSYAKIIADKFKTDHREFIVEAKAIEILPMLIKQYEEPYADSSAIPTYYVSKLTREHVTVALNGDGGDENFAGYGSYRYFKITLFYDKFRYFHKWVVLPIAKILSENIKSDLTHKIYHFAKILSQEPSRRFTYFMSHFDSEMKKELYTDNMKKLTVGHDSFDMLPHKISEAKVVDPLDCAMCMDLSSYIPDGLMVKVDIASMAVALEGRSPLLDHEFIELACQIPSTLKLKGLNKKKYIFKKALEGFIPDEILNRPKMGFGIPLDIWLRSDLKKYTYDNLLSERAINRGIFKREEVKKILDTHTKTTINKCYQIWNLLVLELWFQEFFDQ
- a CDS encoding glycosyltransferase family 4 protein; protein product: MAREIRGISMDEKKQNKRILVFSPLYPPHIGGLQSHAREFNKYLSMLGYDITVFTPQLPFSAKNEELVCENNSSRCVRVIRFPAFELISNYPVPKFWQPLFWRQVATVRTNKYSIIISRTRFFFSSLLAGWYAKTNKVRWVHIEHGSDFPKLESVWKNFVAVLYDKTLGKLVLWSADVVVANSQASAGFVKEMAGRECKFIYRGVDKAEISVTGPVALNLPQGSLLVVFVGRLISGKGVADLLNALKVIDRKEVFCFIVGDGPQTNDLKSIAQGLGLDKVVFLGEKVHHDTIALIKRADIVINPSYTEGLPTSIIEAALCGKAIIATDVGGTKEIVDHNLSGLLYKPRDVFALVSLLRDLLDNPAKRERLGNGAFQKNKDLFDWEKASLQYVQLFNTIE
- a CDS encoding glycosyltransferase family 2 protein codes for the protein MKIAIIIPAYNEEKCLKASIDAIKVSCPQGDIIVVNDASTDKTKEIALSIPNITLLDLPINLGIGGAMRTGLTYVHRNNYDIAMQVDGDGQHDPVFIPNLLEVLNNDKADMVIGSRFLKREGFTSSPMRILGIRIFSFLIYIVTGKYVSDSTSGFRLYNKQALAYAAKHYPTDFPEPESIVMMFQRGFRLNEIPVIMKERQGGVSSVRPIKAAYFVASNSIAILISAIKHPRV
- a CDS encoding GDP-mannose 4,6-dehydratase yields the protein MHKYLITGGAGFIGSHLAEHLLNLDHEVFAIDNLSTGSMTNIAHLEDNPMFHFVAGELSESPDLDRLVASVDAIYHLAASVGVKNIMDNLVSSIKNNIDSTAKLLEIASKYNKKILLTSTSEVYGKNSQKPSAENDDLRMGETIKSRWSYACSKALDEYLSFAYFNERKLPVTVVRLFNTVGERQTDAYGMVIPTFIKQALRNESLTIHGDGKQSRCFIYVKDVVKAMQLLMDNEQTNGEVYNIGSKQVITIEELADKIIDYTRSKSIKLFIPYNEAYKVGFEDAERREPNTDKIEKLLNFAPQSNIDNIITKVTKYCTENNHITV
- a CDS encoding glycosyltransferase; the encoded protein is MKKKVLHLITGLGVGGAEMMLLRTLPLLQTTFDNEVCCVMGRGPVGEKIEEKGISVHYLDLGKYNFPIVAWRFVKISKQFKSGLLVTYLIHADIFGRILGRLAGVKKIISSQRGFYVQWKFLKKIDKWTSFLVAKYFVQTSFAKEVLMNELSLSADKFVVIPNAIKLVEYQFNLDVEKKKKELGIPNDNLCIICVSNLKPEKGYEELLEAFESVYSRNKKINLLVVGSGKEMTKYLNQIENYSSGNNIIFLGQRSDVKEILRLGEIFVLATYSEGMSNAILEAMASKLAIITTDIEVNREVIKDNVSGLLIPPRDAKSIEEKIDFLVGNYEKRRELGENAYREVLERFELNKVVDQIKDNYELVLYGR